GAGGTGGGGGTGATGGGGCTGGCGTACGGGGTGGCGGTGGCGATCACCCGCGCCTCCATCGCCTGAGCACCACGGCTCCCTCACCTGACCTCCGGTGCGCCTGCGCCGCCCGACACGCCCCGCCCCGCACGACCAGCACCGCCGCGCATGCGGTTGGCCGGCCGTCTTGTACATACGTGGTTGACGCGGGCCAGGCGGCCGGGCACCGGCGGTTGACGCGGGCCGGGCGGCCGGGCACCGGCCCGTTACGGTGTGACGGGCGCGACCACCGGGCGCGGCGTGGCCTCGATCGGCTGGAGCCTGCGCTTGCCGGCGATCCACTCGATGGCCAGCCAGGCGACGAGCAGGCCCAGCCCCGCCCACACCGCGGACGGCGTGGCCAGCGGGGGCGCTCCCAGCAGCCCCTCCTGTCCCGTGATCGCGCTGTACACGGGCCCCATGACCGCGCTCTGCACCACCAGCGCGCCGTACGCGACCGCCGTCACCCCGGCCGCCCCGAGCACCGCCCGCACGACCGGCATCCGCACCAGGAACGCCACGTCCACCAGCACCCCGGCGACGACCATGAAGAACGGCACCGCCGACGGCGGGAAGCCGGTGAAGGTGAGCAGCGGCCAGATCAGCGTCCTGAACAGCACGTAGCTGCCCGCGACGAGCGTGGCGGCGCCGAACCTGCCGACCATCGCCCGGGCCACCACCAGCACCGTCAGCACCCCCACCACGGCGTACACCGGGTAGAGGAAGTCGGGCACGGGCAGCGTGAACCCGGCCATCATGGTGCGATCGATCGGCCGCCCCATCTGGTCGGCCGCGAACTGCAGCAGGATCGGCTCGGCGTAGGTGGCGTTGTTGTCCCACGCGCCGAGCGACAGGATGCCGTACTCCTGGTGCTGCTCGGGGAAGTGCATATTCTCCAGGAAGAACGCGAAGAAGGCGCCGAGCACGACCACCCGCTCCCGCCCCTGCCGCGCCCCCATGAACCAGCCGCGGATCACGCCCGCGATCATGAAGAACGTTCCAACGTAGAGCAGGATGTGCGACGGGCTCCACGAGGTGATGTCGAGGCCGTTGACGCGGTGGTTGATCAGGTCGAGCGGCACCGCGACGAGGAAGACGCCGGTGCCCCACTGGATGAGCCTGAGCGCGAGCTTGTCGACGCCGTACCCCGTGTAGCCGTGGATGATGGTCAGGGCGACGACGATGGCCGTGCCGGCGGAGTTGAGCAGGTGCGGCGGGGCCAGGTCGTCACGCAGCCACTTGAAGTGCCACGAGACGTCCCAGGCCGAGCCGAGCACCTTGAGCGTGAACGCCGCCAGCCAGCCGAAATAGAGCACCCTGAACAGGTCTTGCGGGGTCTCGCGGCCCGCCTCGCCGCGAGTCCAGTAGGGCAGGGCCCAGGCGGCGGCCCTCTTGAACGATGCTGGAGACTTCACGGCAGAGAATCTTACGGTCATCTGCCCCGTACGGTCCGATCGCGGTGCCCTACTCGGCCGAGGCACGCAGGGAGGTGCATGGGCGGGATCCTCACGGCGCCCTCCGGCAGGCGGTGGGCGCCGTCCTTCTCGACCAGGCCGGTGACGCGGCGGAAGAGCGTGTGGTCGTGCTCGTGCAGGAAGTCACGCGCAAGCCGGCGGCGGCGATCGCGCTGACGACGTCGCCGAGGTCGTGGTCGGACCGCACGGAGGTCTGCCGGGGTGATCGTAGGACACGCCCTCCGGCTTCAGCTCCGGCGGCGCAGGCGTACCGGCAGGTGCTTGAGCCCGTTCTGGAAGTTGGAGGTGAGCCGGCGGGGGCTGCCGGACAGCTCGACGTCCCAGGCGAGCAGTTCCCTGAAGAGGGAGCGGAACTGGGCGCGGGCCAGGTGGGCGCCGAGGCAGAAGTGCGGGCCGAAGCCGAAGCTGACGTGGTCGTTGGGGGTGCGGGCGAGGTCGAAGCGGTCGGGGTCGGCGAAGACGGACGGGTCGCGGTTGGCGGAGGCGTGGTAGACCACGACCTTGTCGCCCGCGCGGACGGGCCGGCCGGCGAGGGTCAGGTCGCGCGTGGCCGTCCGCCTGAAGTGCATGACCGGGGGCCAGTAACGCAGCATCTCCTCGATCGCGGAGTCCAGCAGGGCCGGGTCGGCCCGCAGGCGGGCCAGCTCGGCGGGGTGCTGCAGGAGAGTGAGCAGGCCGCCGGGGATGCCGTTGCGCAGGGTCTCGTTGCCGGCGACGGCGAAGAGGAAGAACATGTTCTCGAACTCGGCCTCGGTCAGGCCGCCCTCGCGCATCGCCGCCATGACGGACTCGCCGTCCACGGGCGTCCGCGCCAGGGCGTGGGCGTAGGCGAACATGTCGGACAGCGCGGCCCGCGAGCGCGGGTTGACGCCCGGTCCCAGCTCGGGTCTGGCGGCCAGCGCCAGGCGGCCGATGGGGGTGAGGGACTCGACGTCCGCCGTGGACAGGTGCGCGTAGTCGTCGTCCTGGTAGCCGATCACGCGTGACGCCCAGTCGTACAGCAGCCGCTTGTCCTGCGCGGGGACGCCCATGACGTGGGCCAGCGTCCACACGGGCAGATCGGCGGCCACCTCCACGAAGTCGCACTCGCCCTGCTCGAACAGCGCCGCCGCCCGCTCCGCGATCGTGCGCTCCAGCGCCCGTACGGCGCGCGGGGTGAACGCCGCCGCCACGATCCTGCGCAGCCTGGAGTGGGCCGGTGGGTCCATGTTGAGCATCTGGGATTGGACGAAGCGCAGGTCGGCGGGGGTGTCGGGGTCGCGGATCTGGGTGGCGCCGAGGTGGGAGGAGAAGTCCTCGGGGGTACGGAGGACGTGCTTGACGTCGGCGTGCCGGAACACCGCCCAGAAGCCTGGGCCCTCGCGCCAGGGGCCGATGGGGGGCTCGGGGATCCAGCAGACGGGGGATTCCCGCCTGAGGTGGGCGAACAGGTCGTAGGGGACGGCGGTGTCGTAGGTGGAGGGGGTGAAGATCTCGACCGCGGACCGTGCCGCGAGGTGATCAGCGCCCGTCGCCTGGGCCGAGGTGTGACCACCGTCTGACGCCGACATGCCGTTCTCCCGTCTCCCGCATCCGTGGCCCGCATCCCGTCTCCGGGGCGGTTCTCCACAACCGGATCCGGGGCCGTGGCAGCTTGTCCACAGGCTCCATGCTGGGCCTCTCCACCACCTCGTCCAGCGTGCATGATGAGCGCGTGACTCCAGAAGACGCAGAGGCGATTCTCCAGGAATACTTCGCCCCCTGGATCAAGCAGCTCGGCCTCCGGGTGGAGGAGGTGGGCGATCGTCACGCGATCGTCCGCCTCCCCTGGTCCGACGACCTGGCCAGGGAGGGCGGCGGGCTGTGCGGGCAGGCCATGATGGCGGCGGCCGACACCGCCACGGTGCTCGCCGTGTCGTCGGCGCGGGGCGGGTTCGTGCCGATGACCACGGTGCAGCAGTCCACGACGTTCCAGCGGCCGGTGATGGGCAAGGACGTCCTGCTCGACGTACGCATCACGAAGCTGGGGCGCACGCTGGCGTTCACCGAGATCACGCTCACGGCCGAGGGCGACTCGGCCACGGCCGCCCACGCCACCACGGTCTACGCAATCCTGGGCTGATCGCGTAGGCGCCCGCCTTACCCGTCAGGTAATCGCCAAGCCGCACCGACTCGAGGAGACTACAAGTGCACCAACCACGAAGACGGACTTTAAGGGTGAATCATGGCGACTTTGGACACCGTTCAGGAACTGCTGCGCCGCCTCGGTGAGGGTGACGCCGAGCGGGCCGCCGAGTTGTTCGCCGAGAAGTGCGACTGGCGCTACAACTGGCCCGCCGAGGGTCACCCGTCGGTGCCGTGGATCCGTCCCCGTTCGAGCCGCAGCGACGCGGCGGACCTCTTCCGCGCCCTGCGGACGTATCACGTGCCGGAGCTGAACAGCACGTCCATCGAGCGGATCCTGGTCGACGGCGACGACGCGGTCGTGCTCGGCAGCTTCGCCCAGACCGTGGCGGCCACGGGCCGGTCCTACACCTCGGCGTTCGCCCTGCACCTCACGGTCACCGACGGCCAGATCGCCCGCTACCACATCTACGAGGACAGCCTCGCCGTGGCCAGGGCGCTGTCCGACACCACCGCGACGGACCAGCAGGCCCCATGACCGGCGCCCCCAGCCGGCACCGGCGCTGCCACGATCCGCCGCTCCACCTCGACGAGCACCTTTCAGCAGGTGCCGGGACGAACACCGTCTCAGCGATCTCTCAGGTGCGGAAAGTAGGCTCGCCGCATGAAGCGTGTGGCCGCCCTGGTTGCGGCACTCGCCCTCATCGGGGTGACGACGTGGCTCGTGTGGCCGTCGGCTCCGGAGGTGCGGGGCCAGGACCAGCGAATAACCGTCGTCGACGGACCAGCCGACGACCAACGGGTCGAGCTCGATACGACGTTCTTCCCGCCTCCTGACGGCGGGAAGGCTCCTGTCGTGCTGCTCGCCCACGGGTTCGGCGGCAGCAAGCAGAGCATGCGCGACCAGGCCGTCCGCCTCGCCCAGCAGGGCTACGCCGTACTGACCTGGTCGGCGCGCGGCTTCGGCCGCTCGACCGGGCAGATCGCGCTCAACTCGCCCGACTACGAGGTCAAGGACGTCAAGCAGCTCATCGACTGGCTGGCCAAGCGGCCCGAGGTCCAGCTCGACGCCGCCGGCGACCCGCGCGTGGGCATCGCGGGCGGCTCGTACGGCGGCGCCATCGCGCTCATGACGGCGGCCCACGACCAGCGGGTCGACGCGATCGTCCCGCAGATCACCTGGTCCGACCTGGCCGACGCGCTCTTCCCGAACGCCGCCGCGCAGCCCGCCGATGCGGGCGCCGGGCCCGGCGAGGGCGGTTCCGCCCTGGCCGGCGAGGGCGGTTCCGCGCCGGCCGGCGACGCCGAGGCCGCCGAGGGCGGCGTCTTCAAGCGCATGTGGGCCGGGATCTTCTTCGGCCAGGGCGTCTCGCTGGACGCCACGTCGCTGCTGGGCCGCAGGGAGGCGGCGGCCGGGCCGCTGACGGAGGAGCAGGCGCGGTGCGGCAGGTTCCTGCCCGAGATCTGCGCCGTCTACCAGCAGGTCGCCGAGACCGGCCGAGCCACGCCCGAGGCCGTCGAGCTGCTGCGCCGGTCCAGCCCGATCACCGTGGCTGGGCGGATCAAGGCCCCCACCCTGCTCATCCAGGGCCAGCGCGACTCGCTCTTCCCGCTCGGCCACGCCGACGCCAACGCCAAGGCCATCGCCGCCGGGGGCACCCCGGTGAGCCTGGCCTGGTTCGACGGCGGGCACGACGGCGGCAACGGCGAGGTGGACTGGCTCTTCGACCAGTCGGCCGCGTGGTTCGCGCGCTACCTCAAGGGCGAGGGCTCCGGAGAGGCCGCGCCGCCGGTGAGCGCGTTCACGGTGACGCGTGACGGCGGGCGCGACCCCGGCACCCGCCAGCGCATCCGCCTGCACCCGGAGGCCGCCTCCTACCCCGGCCTCGCGGGCACCGGCACCACCGCCGTCGCACTGAACGGCCCCGAGCAGAACATCGTCAACCCGCCCGGCGGCTCCCCCGCCTCGATCTCGACCGTGCCGGGCATCGGCGGCCTGCTGGGCGGCCAGAGCTCCGGCGCCGGCGTCTCGATCGACATGCCGGGCCAGAGCGCCACCTTCGAATCGGCGCCGCTGAGCGCCCCGCTGCAGCTCACCGGCAGCCCCACCGTCAGGATCAGGGTGACGGGCGAGGGCGAGGCGACGCTGTTCGCCAAGCTGTACGACGTGGCCGACGACACCCAGCTGCCCACGCTGCCCGCCGGGCTGGTGGCGCCCATCCGGGTGACGATCCCCGAGGAGGCTGGCAGCGCGGAGGCCACGGTCAGCCTGCCCGCCGTCGATCACCGCTTCGCCGCGGGGCACCGGCTCCGGCTCGTCGTGACCACCACCGACATGGGGTTCGCCACGCCCGCCCAGCCCGCCGCGTACCAGGTCACGCTGGCCTCTCCCGCCGTCAACCTGCCCACCGTGGGCACGCTGGCCGCCGCTCCCACGGGGGTGGCCTGGTGGGTGTGGGCGATGCCGCTGGCCGCCGTGGTGATCGCCGGCGTGCTGCTGGCGACGGGGCGCACCACGACGCGCTCCCGCCTCCGGACCGCCACCGTCAGTGGCTCGGCGTCCGACACCACTGACGCCACCGTCGCTACGGCGAACGGCACGGCACCTGACTCCGCCGCCGCTGAGGTGAACGGCTCGGCGCCCGCCGTCGCTGACACCACCGTCGCTGCGGTGAACGGCGCGGCGCCCGACGCCGCCGCCACGGCCGCCATGGGCAACGGCACCGATGACGGCGGTGAGGGCGGCAGCACCGGTGTGGCGGCCGGCAGTGAGGGCGCCGATGCCGCAGCCGGGAGCGGTGGAGACGGCGCCGGCAGCGGGGCGGAGGTGCCGCTGGAGATCAGCGGGCTGACGAAGGCGTACCGGAACGGTGAGCTGGCCGTCAACGACCTGTCGTTCCGGGTCGAGCGCGGCCAGGTCCTGGGCCTGCTCGGTCCCAACGGCGCGGGCAAGACCACGACGATGCGGATGATGATGGGCCTCATCCAGCCGGACGCCGGCGAGATCCGCATCTTCGGCGAGCGCGTCACCCCGGGCGCCCCCGTCCTGTCCAGGCTCGGCTCGTTCGTCGAGGGGCCGGGCTTCCTGCCGCACCTGTCCGGACGCGACAACATCGAGCTGTACTGGGCCGCCACAGGCCGCCCCAGGGCTGACGCGCACTTCGACGAGGCGCTGGAGATCGCGAACCTGGGCAAGGCGCTCGAACGAGCGGTGCGTACGTACTCGCAGGGCATGCGCCAGCGGCTGGCCATCGCGCAGGCCATGCTCGGGCTCCCGGACCTGCTCGTCCTGGACGAGCCCACGAACGGGCTCGACCCACCCCAGATCAGGGAGATGCGGGAGGTGCTCAAGCGGTACGCGCGCCACGGCCGTACCGTGATCGTGTCCAGCCACATGCTGGCCGAGGTGGAGCAGACCTGCAGCCATGTCGTGGTCATGCAGCGCGGGCGGCTGGTCTCGGCCGGTCCCGTGTCGCGGCTGCTCGGCTCGGCTGTCACCGTCGCCAACGGGCACGGGCCGCGCCTGGAAGACGTGTTCCTCGACCTCATCGGAGACAAGTCATGACCACCGCGACCGGCTACGCGCCGAACCGCACGCTGCCGTTGCGGGTGGAGATCGTCAGGCAGTTCAAGCGGCGGCGCACGCTGGGCATGTTCGCCCTGCTGCTGGCCCTGCCGTGGGTGCTGGTGATCGCGTTCGAGATCGGGCCGCAGTCCAGCTCGCAGGGGCAGTCGGCGCTGCGCATGTCGGATCTGGCG
The nucleotide sequence above comes from Nonomuraea gerenzanensis. Encoded proteins:
- a CDS encoding cytochrome P450, yielding MSASDGGHTSAQATGADHLAARSAVEIFTPSTYDTAVPYDLFAHLRRESPVCWIPEPPIGPWREGPGFWAVFRHADVKHVLRTPEDFSSHLGATQIRDPDTPADLRFVQSQMLNMDPPAHSRLRRIVAAAFTPRAVRALERTIAERAAALFEQGECDFVEVAADLPVWTLAHVMGVPAQDKRLLYDWASRVIGYQDDDYAHLSTADVESLTPIGRLALAARPELGPGVNPRSRAALSDMFAYAHALARTPVDGESVMAAMREGGLTEAEFENMFFLFAVAGNETLRNGIPGGLLTLLQHPAELARLRADPALLDSAIEEMLRYWPPVMHFRRTATRDLTLAGRPVRAGDKVVVYHASANRDPSVFADPDRFDLARTPNDHVSFGFGPHFCLGAHLARAQFRSLFRELLAWDVELSGSPRRLTSNFQNGLKHLPVRLRRRS
- a CDS encoding PaaI family thioesterase, giving the protein MTPEDAEAILQEYFAPWIKQLGLRVEEVGDRHAIVRLPWSDDLAREGGGLCGQAMMAAADTATVLAVSSARGGFVPMTTVQQSTTFQRPVMGKDVLLDVRITKLGRTLAFTEITLTAEGDSATAAHATTVYAILG
- a CDS encoding nuclear transport factor 2 family protein — its product is MATLDTVQELLRRLGEGDAERAAELFAEKCDWRYNWPAEGHPSVPWIRPRSSRSDAADLFRALRTYHVPELNSTSIERILVDGDDAVVLGSFAQTVAATGRSYTSAFALHLTVTDGQIARYHIYEDSLAVARALSDTTATDQQAP
- a CDS encoding alpha/beta fold hydrolase — translated: MKRVAALVAALALIGVTTWLVWPSAPEVRGQDQRITVVDGPADDQRVELDTTFFPPPDGGKAPVVLLAHGFGGSKQSMRDQAVRLAQQGYAVLTWSARGFGRSTGQIALNSPDYEVKDVKQLIDWLAKRPEVQLDAAGDPRVGIAGGSYGGAIALMTAAHDQRVDAIVPQITWSDLADALFPNAAAQPADAGAGPGEGGSALAGEGGSAPAGDAEAAEGGVFKRMWAGIFFGQGVSLDATSLLGRREAAAGPLTEEQARCGRFLPEICAVYQQVAETGRATPEAVELLRRSSPITVAGRIKAPTLLIQGQRDSLFPLGHADANAKAIAAGGTPVSLAWFDGGHDGGNGEVDWLFDQSAAWFARYLKGEGSGEAAPPVSAFTVTRDGGRDPGTRQRIRLHPEAASYPGLAGTGTTAVALNGPEQNIVNPPGGSPASISTVPGIGGLLGGQSSGAGVSIDMPGQSATFESAPLSAPLQLTGSPTVRIRVTGEGEATLFAKLYDVADDTQLPTLPAGLVAPIRVTIPEEAGSAEATVSLPAVDHRFAAGHRLRLVVTTTDMGFATPAQPAAYQVTLASPAVNLPTVGTLAAAPTGVAWWVWAMPLAAVVIAGVLLATGRTTTRSRLRTATVSGSASDTTDATVATANGTAPDSAAAEVNGSAPAVADTTVAAVNGAAPDAAATAAMGNGTDDGGEGGSTGVAAGSEGADAAAGSGGDGAGSGAEVPLEISGLTKAYRNGELAVNDLSFRVERGQVLGLLGPNGAGKTTTMRMMMGLIQPDAGEIRIFGERVTPGAPVLSRLGSFVEGPGFLPHLSGRDNIELYWAATGRPRADAHFDEALEIANLGKALERAVRTYSQGMRQRLAIAQAMLGLPDLLVLDEPTNGLDPPQIREMREVLKRYARHGRTVIVSSHMLAEVEQTCSHVVVMQRGRLVSAGPVSRLLGSAVTVANGHGPRLEDVFLDLIGDKS